From the Roseibium salinum genome, one window contains:
- a CDS encoding MBL fold metallo-hydrolase has protein sequence MSQSSNSANYPIEMTLKPDVKAFFDPATNTISYVVKDPDSSACAVVDSVMDIDYAAGRITYDHADEIIAYIQENDLKLEWLIETHVHADHLSAAPYIQQKLGGKLGIGENITVVQETFGKVFNEGTEFQRDGSQFDRLFRDGDTYQIGGMTAFAMHTPGHTPACMVHVMGNAAFVGDTLFMPDGGSARADFPGGDAGTLYDSIQKVLALPDDMRLFMCHDYGPNGRDIQWETTVGAEKEHNIHVGAGKTREDFVKFRTERDAQLDMPKLIIPSLQVNMRAGKLPPSDESGKTFLKVPVNGL, from the coding sequence ATGAGCCAGTCAAGCAATTCGGCCAACTATCCGATCGAAATGACCCTCAAGCCGGACGTCAAAGCCTTCTTTGATCCGGCGACGAACACCATCAGCTACGTCGTCAAGGATCCGGATTCCAGTGCCTGTGCCGTTGTCGACAGCGTCATGGATATCGACTATGCCGCCGGCCGCATCACCTATGACCATGCGGACGAGATCATAGCCTATATCCAGGAAAACGACCTGAAACTGGAATGGCTGATCGAAACGCATGTTCATGCGGACCACCTTTCGGCGGCCCCCTATATCCAGCAGAAGCTCGGCGGCAAGCTCGGTATCGGCGAGAACATCACCGTCGTCCAGGAAACCTTCGGCAAGGTCTTCAACGAGGGCACCGAGTTCCAGCGGGACGGCAGTCAGTTCGACCGGCTTTTCCGGGACGGCGACACCTATCAGATCGGTGGAATGACCGCCTTTGCCATGCATACGCCCGGCCACACCCCCGCCTGTATGGTGCATGTGATGGGCAATGCCGCTTTTGTCGGCGACACGCTGTTCATGCCAGACGGCGGTTCGGCGCGCGCCGATTTCCCCGGCGGTGATGCCGGCACGCTGTACGATTCCATCCAGAAAGTGCTCGCCCTGCCGGACGACATGCGCCTCTTCATGTGCCACGACTACGGCCCGAACGGCCGCGACATCCAGTGGGAAACCACGGTCGGGGCCGAAAAGGAGCACAACATCCATGTGGGCGCCGGCAAGACCAGGGAAGATTTCGTCAAGTTCCGCACCGAACGCGATGCGCAACTGGACATGCCGAAGCTGATCATCCCCTCGCTACAGGTGAACATGCGCGCCGGAAAGCTGCCGCCCTCCGACGAAAGCGGCAAGACCTTTCTGAAAGTGCCGGTCAACGGCCTCTGA